The Metabacillus litoralis genome contains a region encoding:
- a CDS encoding polysaccharide biosynthesis protein: MNTFVKGTLMLVIAAFFGECLEFFINMILARELGEEGMGLYMSILPIIFFIVIIASLELPISISKFVAEKQRETHYYMLKHTLLLTIIFTCLFVAAAVLTFPHLPFLNTYHPYVKWLFVILIPVVSFTSIARGYFMGVQHMGKIAFSNFLKKLVQLGILYWVYQSFQFQIELALLIALATLIGSELLVSAYLIAVYFMEYQVLSKENHKFIRGDKVRKALFSVSFPTTGLRLFHSFTHAIQPFLVKGALVAAGFSSVMANEHYGMLAGVAMSIGFFPAFIGHSLMVMLIPNVSEAYANNDNNKLVRLLQQSMVITLLYGSISVFVMYMFAEPLSRLFFDSSTAAFYLKLLWPYFLFHFFIIPMQAYLIGLGLVKDALFHTVWSHIISFGMMYVLGSMEVLQMKGIILGMNMGAVLLMLMHYVTICNKLEVSVYFMKKRYTY; encoded by the coding sequence TATTAATATGATTTTGGCTCGTGAGTTAGGGGAAGAGGGTATGGGCTTATATATGTCCATTTTACCGATTATCTTTTTTATTGTTATTATTGCCAGTTTAGAGCTGCCGATTTCTATTTCAAAATTTGTTGCTGAAAAGCAACGCGAAACACATTACTATATGTTAAAACATACTCTTTTGCTGACGATTATTTTTACATGTTTATTTGTTGCAGCTGCTGTACTAACCTTTCCGCACTTACCATTTTTAAATACCTACCATCCATATGTTAAGTGGTTGTTCGTCATTCTCATACCTGTTGTTTCATTTACATCGATTGCAAGAGGTTATTTTATGGGAGTACAACACATGGGGAAGATTGCATTTTCAAATTTTCTGAAAAAACTAGTCCAACTTGGTATTCTTTATTGGGTCTATCAATCCTTTCAGTTTCAAATTGAGCTAGCACTGTTGATTGCTTTAGCTACATTAATTGGAAGTGAACTACTTGTGAGTGCATATTTAATCGCTGTCTATTTTATGGAATACCAAGTACTTAGCAAGGAAAATCATAAATTCATACGCGGTGATAAAGTGAGGAAGGCTCTTTTTTCCGTTTCTTTTCCAACTACAGGTTTGAGGCTTTTTCATTCTTTTACACATGCTATTCAACCATTCTTAGTAAAGGGTGCTTTAGTAGCTGCTGGCTTTTCAAGTGTCATGGCCAATGAACATTATGGAATGTTAGCTGGTGTGGCTATGTCAATTGGATTTTTTCCAGCTTTTATTGGACATTCTTTAATGGTCATGCTGATCCCGAATGTATCAGAAGCCTATGCAAATAACGATAATAACAAGTTAGTACGATTGTTGCAGCAGTCAATGGTCATTACATTACTTTATGGATCTATTTCCGTTTTTGTCATGTATATGTTTGCAGAACCACTTTCCCGCTTATTTTTTGATTCTTCAACTGCAGCTTTTTATTTAAAACTATTATGGCCGTACTTTCTTTTCCATTTTTTCATCATTCCTATGCAAGCCTATCTGATTGGTTTGGGGCTCGTCAAGGATGCCCTTTTTCATACTGTATGGTCCCATATCATATCGTTTGGGATGATGTATGTATTAGGTTCTATGGAAGTCCTGCAAATGAAAGGAATTATTTTGGGGATGAACATGGGAGCTGTGCTACTTATGCTCATGCATTACGTAACAATCTGCAATAAGCTTGAAGTAAGTGTGTATTTTATGAAAAAAAGATATACGTATTAA
- a CDS encoding TlpA disulfide reductase family protein — protein MNKYSLFLKILLIIFIIFPVYSDSSLALEKGEKAIDFTLKTTEDEKLNLGNLKGNVLVLTFWTTWCSYCQEEMAELKKFYKEKKLEGIEIIGVNITSAENSQKEVIQFVQQSKLPFPVVLDVNGEVSKRYQVIGIPTSYIIDENGMIREKVLGPITAEVLHQALLDL, from the coding sequence ATGAATAAATATAGCCTGTTTCTCAAGATACTACTCATCATTTTTATTATTTTTCCTGTTTATTCCGATAGCTCGCTCGCTCTTGAAAAAGGAGAAAAAGCAATTGATTTTACATTAAAAACAACAGAAGATGAGAAATTAAATTTGGGAAATTTGAAAGGAAATGTTTTGGTTCTTACTTTTTGGACTACATGGTGTTCTTATTGTCAGGAAGAAATGGCAGAATTAAAGAAGTTTTACAAAGAAAAAAAATTGGAGGGCATTGAGATAATTGGGGTTAATATTACATCTGCAGAAAACAGTCAAAAAGAAGTGATCCAATTTGTTCAGCAATCAAAATTACCTTTTCCAGTAGTTTTGGATGTAAATGGAGAGGTTTCAAAACGTTATCAAGTCATTGGCATTCCTACGAGTTATATTATAGATGAAAATGGAATGATTAGAGAAAAAGTATTAGGACCAATAACTGCCGAAGTGTTACATCAGGCATTATTAGATCTTTAA
- a CDS encoding heavy metal translocating P-type ATPase — protein METNTVTGIKHQANTKNENQFLKKWMEHIELINAIISGILIGFGWFYNNQGNETIAIPLFILAFIIGGFAKAKEGIEETIAEKNLNVELLMIFAAVGSAIIGYWTEGAILIFIFALSGALETYTMNKSQREISALMSLQPEEAVLLVDGRESRVHVSSLDIGDTILVKPGERIATDGFILSGKTNIDQSAITGESMPVEKGINDEVYAGTVNGNGSITVSVSKKSTETMFQKILDLVQSAQSEKSPSQQFIERFEGTYVKGVLLLVAAMMVLPHFLLGWTWNETIYRALVLMVVASPCALVASIMPATLSAISNGARNGLLFKGGMHLESLSRTNVVVFDKTGTLTKGEPAVTNLITSENVNLEEFYEAVHSIENQSTHPLAKAIVSKLHKDYPNHSAKMISVDEKSGFGVSAVINGVNWKIGKSEFVGRSIAEAYHGGISEQLAKEGKTIVYVLRNDEMVGLIALKDVVRQEAKAAIETLQRNGIKTVMLTGDSLSTAEAIANELSVDLFKAECLPEDKVKEIKALKEKYGTVTMIGDGINDAPALAISDVGIAMGEGTDVALETADVVLMKNELSKLTNALELSKKMNKIVKQNIVFSMSVIGLLICSNFLQVLDLPLGVIGHEGSTILVILNGLRLLRGI, from the coding sequence ATGGAGACAAACACGGTAACTGGAATAAAACATCAAGCAAACACGAAAAATGAAAATCAGTTTCTCAAAAAATGGATGGAACATATAGAGCTTATTAATGCAATCATTTCTGGTATTTTAATAGGTTTTGGATGGTTTTATAACAATCAGGGAAATGAAACAATCGCTATTCCACTTTTTATTTTGGCTTTTATTATAGGTGGATTTGCAAAAGCAAAGGAAGGGATAGAGGAAACAATAGCAGAGAAAAACTTGAATGTTGAGCTGCTAATGATCTTTGCAGCAGTTGGTTCTGCTATTATAGGTTATTGGACAGAAGGTGCCATCCTTATTTTTATTTTTGCTTTAAGTGGTGCATTGGAGACCTATACGATGAATAAAAGCCAACGGGAAATTTCCGCATTAATGAGTTTGCAGCCTGAAGAGGCAGTGCTGTTAGTTGACGGAAGGGAAAGTCGAGTTCATGTATCTTCTTTAGATATTGGTGATACGATTTTAGTTAAACCTGGGGAAAGAATTGCAACAGATGGTTTTATTTTGTCTGGTAAAACAAATATAGATCAATCAGCTATTACAGGAGAGTCTATGCCTGTTGAAAAAGGTATAAATGATGAAGTATATGCTGGTACAGTTAATGGAAATGGGTCCATTACTGTATCTGTTTCGAAAAAAAGTACAGAAACAATGTTTCAAAAAATATTAGATCTAGTTCAATCTGCACAATCGGAAAAATCACCTTCACAACAATTTATTGAACGTTTTGAAGGCACATATGTAAAAGGAGTTTTACTATTAGTTGCTGCGATGATGGTATTACCACACTTTTTATTAGGGTGGACATGGAACGAAACAATATATCGAGCACTTGTCTTGATGGTGGTGGCATCACCTTGTGCTTTAGTTGCATCGATTATGCCGGCAACATTATCAGCTATTTCAAACGGGGCAAGAAATGGTCTTTTATTTAAAGGCGGTATGCATTTAGAGAGTTTAAGTAGAACAAATGTTGTTGTATTTGATAAAACAGGAACCTTAACAAAAGGCGAGCCAGCTGTTACAAATCTGATTACGTCTGAAAATGTGAATCTTGAAGAATTCTACGAAGCAGTTCACTCGATTGAAAATCAATCAACACATCCACTTGCAAAAGCTATTGTTTCCAAACTTCACAAAGATTACCCAAATCACTCGGCAAAAATGATTTCAGTTGATGAAAAGTCTGGATTTGGTGTAAGTGCAGTTATCAATGGAGTGAATTGGAAAATCGGTAAGTCGGAATTTGTTGGACGTAGTATAGCTGAGGCATATCATGGTGGAATAAGTGAGCAACTTGCTAAAGAGGGAAAAACGATTGTATATGTTCTTCGTAATGATGAAATGGTTGGGCTAATTGCATTAAAGGATGTTGTAAGACAAGAGGCAAAGGCTGCAATTGAAACATTACAGCGAAATGGAATTAAGACAGTTATGTTAACTGGTGATAGCCTTTCAACCGCAGAAGCAATCGCAAACGAATTAAGCGTGGATTTATTTAAGGCTGAATGTTTGCCTGAAGACAAGGTGAAAGAAATTAAAGCGTTAAAAGAGAAATACGGAACAGTAACAATGATTGGGGACGGCATTAATGATGCTCCAGCACTTGCCATTTCTGATGTTGGAATTGCAATGGGAGAAGGTACTGATGTTGCACTGGAAACAGCAGATGTTGTTTTGATGAAAAATGAACTTTCAAAGCTTACAAATGCGTTGGAATTGTCCAAAAAGATGAATAAAATTGTCAAACAAAATATTGTATTTTCAATGTCTGTTATTGGGCTATTAATTTGTTCCAACTTCCTCCAAGTGCTTGATTTACCACTAGGTGTTATTGGACACGAAGGAAGTACCATTTTGGTTATTTTGAATGGATTACGATTATTAAGAGGGATATAG
- a CDS encoding glycosyltransferase produces MLTYIIILSLFLIWTIFNSFFMPEIKKQRIHHNKLVSILIPLRNEEDNVMELITSLKKLTYQNLEFYLLDDQSSDRTSLIIKSLISNDKRFTLLYGTELPQGWTGKVHACNQLSKKAKGDYFLFLDADIRLNPDVIQSVIHMLDKQKGHLITGFPRFPVQHLLEKWLVPMQHFLIYFHLPLLLANYTQMSSAAAAHGSFMLFERQAYFTIGGHETIKNSLLDDVHLARIMKKQGYKVILLNITSFVTCYMYKSNKEVWEGFKKNTFIGIGRSRFLAIILISFYFCFYIFPGLLVVYEVYNLLVKDYITIFNILPYILIVSQKGFVDRKTKQNVSISIAMPIILQHSLSHY; encoded by the coding sequence ATGCTTACCTATATCATCATTCTAAGTTTATTTTTAATTTGGACTATTTTTAACTCTTTCTTTATGCCTGAAATAAAAAAACAAAGAATTCACCACAATAAACTTGTCTCCATTCTAATACCCTTACGCAACGAAGAAGACAATGTAATGGAGCTTATTACATCTCTAAAAAAATTAACGTATCAAAACCTAGAATTTTATTTACTTGACGATCAATCATCAGATCGAACATCATTAATTATTAAGTCTTTAATATCGAACGATAAGCGTTTTACTTTACTCTATGGAACTGAATTACCCCAAGGCTGGACAGGAAAAGTCCATGCATGTAACCAATTAAGTAAGAAAGCAAAAGGTGATTATTTTTTATTTTTAGATGCAGACATTCGATTAAATCCAGATGTTATTCAATCCGTTATTCATATGCTTGATAAACAAAAAGGTCATCTAATCACTGGCTTTCCACGTTTTCCAGTACAACATCTTTTAGAAAAATGGCTTGTGCCTATGCAACATTTTTTAATTTATTTCCATTTACCGCTTCTTTTAGCAAACTATACGCAAATGTCTTCCGCTGCTGCCGCACATGGGTCGTTTATGTTATTTGAACGACAAGCATATTTTACTATTGGCGGTCACGAAACCATTAAAAATTCCTTGCTTGATGATGTTCATTTAGCGAGGATTATGAAAAAGCAAGGCTACAAAGTTATTCTTTTAAATATAACTTCTTTTGTTACATGCTACATGTATAAGAGTAATAAAGAAGTATGGGAAGGATTTAAAAAAAATACTTTTATCGGAATTGGTCGTTCTCGTTTTTTAGCTATTATTCTTATTTCCTTTTATTTTTGTTTCTATATCTTTCCCGGTTTACTTGTCGTCTATGAAGTATACAATTTACTTGTTAAAGATTATATTACTATATTTAATATTTTGCCTTACATTCTTATTGTTTCACAAAAAGGGTTTGTTGATCGAAAAACCAAACAAAATGTATCAATCAGTATTGCAATGCCTATAATATTGCAACATTCTTTATCTCATTACTAA